The window CATAATTCCAACCCCAACTCCCCAGGCAATCACCACAAATGGTGTGAAAATTCCTAACATTAAACTATTAACTTCTCAGTTGGAGTATCCTAACGACTTCATTACCGCAATAAATTTCAAGAAACTATTAACAAATGATTCAGTCATAATATAAATAATAATAATGGCTGCCATAATGGTAATTATCACAAACAAGGTCGAAAGAATTGTTGAAATAACAGCTAATTTTTCAATAACTTGGTTTTTAATAATTAAATAATCTGTTTTTCCAATTGCCCCTCCCATTGAACCATTCATAAAATCAATCATTGAATAAGTACTATTTGAGGATGATAAATTATATCGTCCAGTCTGGTCAACTTGATTGGGATACTTACTAAATTTTCCATTAAATCATGATAAGGGGTTATTTTTTTGATCTTGGGGATATAAATTAGCAGTTGTTGTGGGATAACCAAGAATTTGGTTCGCCACTTTTTGGTTAATATATGCCCTAGGAATATCATATGATTCTTGTAATCCAATAACATTATAAAATACTTGTTTTTTAGTAACTCTAATTTTTAATAATCCCTGTTTAAATGCTTCACGATATCAATTTGTCGGAAAGCCGGTTGTTAAATCACCAAGCCCATTAATTTCACGGTCATAACGAGAGGCAAACGGATGAATTTTAATATACCCTTTTCCATCATCTTCCACAACTTTTTGGTCGGGGTAAATTGCAGGGTCGGGGTTAGTATCTAATAAACCTGGCAATTTTTTACCCGTTGTCTCACTTACACTTGGGGTCATAAAAGCACCGGCTGGTGGTTTTGGTAATCTTAAAGTAAAATTAGCTAAATTATAGTAATCTTGTGGTGTTCCTGACTGATCACTAAAACCAAAACGGTTAATTGAACTAGAACCAACAGTTAATTTTGTTAAATCCATTTTAAAAGGATCAGTTTGATTATTATTAAAACCACTAGGAGGCTCATAACCCCAATCTAATTGACTAACTGGAACACATGTATTAGGAGTATAACAAAATTGCAACGTATTACTTTCGACATTAGCGGGGAAAATATCACCTGGTTTAATGCCATATTTTTTTTGGACAACTTCATTAATCACCATCGGAATTAAGGCATTCTTATTTTTATTAATATCTAACGTAGCACTTTCTGCTAGTTGACGTTTTAGACTATGGTTAGGAAACACAATAGTTTTATTATTCCCATTAATTCCATAAGTGAATAAACCAATGCTATTTTTAATTTGTGAATTAAAACCAGTATATAAATCTTCATCCTGACGATTATAAGTTGAAGTACCAAAAGTAAAATTAAACTGTTCTTTTGCTAATTCATTTTTTAACCACATATTTTTAATTTTACCAGGTAGCATTCCATCAGTAGCATGCTGCACACAATAAGTTCAACGGTCAATGACATTCGGATCAGTTGGGATAATTGGTTGTTTACCAAATGCCATTGGTAAGGTTGTACATACTAACGTGTTAATTTGGTTTTCAATATCGCGGTTTTGTCCAGAACGTTGATATAAATCATAAAAAGCCCCAATTGATAAGCTTGCTCCCTTCCCGGCCATAAAGTTAAATACTATCATATTATTAATATCTAGCGCATATTTCCCCGGATTAGTAGCTAACACATCATTGGTTGTTAACCAATTACCGCTTTTATAAAAGTATTTTGTAATTAATGAATTATTTTCCAATGGGTAGATTGGATATTGCGAAGCTTGCGGACCATTCCAATCATATAACTGATAACGAGAAAACGGAATATTTCCAACAACATTATTATAACCATACTCATTTTCATAAGCTAAATTCCGATAATAATCATCGCTCACCTTATTAATTGAAGTGGGAATTAAAATCGCAAAAGTTAAGGATAAACTAGCAACAAAGAAGGTTAAAAAGAACCACCCAATTTTTTTCAAGGAAATTGCCATAATAATAAAACGGAATTTATTATTAAAATGTTTAAAATGAACGCGGCTAGTAATTTTTTCAATTCACTTATTAGGATGAATATTCTTATTTGGATTTAATAAATCTAACGGACTAATTGATAATTGCCGAGCAGCGGTAAATAAAATTACACTAACAGTTACAATTAAAATTAAGCCAAAACAAATTACTAATGGGATCGGATTAAAAGAAAATACACTCGGGATGACAAAATATTTATTAAAGACTACCATAATTGGATACTGTAACACAACTCCAATTAATCATCCTAATGGTACTCCGACCAGGGTAACAAAAATTGAATATACTAAATAAGAACTAGCAATATGCATTCCGGTATAACCATTGGCTTTTAAAATTCCATTTTCAACTTTTTCCTGGTTAATAATTTTTTTAATTAAAATAACTAGAGTAAAAATTAAAATTAGTAAGAAAATAACAACTAAAGTAATACTTACCGCACGATAAATTTTAATTGAAGTTCCTAATAATGAATAACGAACATAAATTAATTTCGTATCATCACGGTTTAAAATAGGAGCATTTTTATTAGTTGGAGTATTTAATGATAAATAATCACTTGCTAAATATGTTTTAAAGCGTTCTAAATCAGTTAATTTTTGGTTCGGACGTTGGTAAGATAAAAACGCTGTACTATCTTCTTCAATATCTAAATCGGGAGCAATATTATTTTGTAAACGAAATACTTGTGGTGAAACATATACCACAGAATCTATTTCTAAATCAGGAAAAACATCCGTATTATAAATTGTCGGGTAAATATTAGCCACATCTCCCCCAATGGCACCCACAAAAAAGCCAGTATTTTGACCAATTGTTAACTGATCTCCTAAACTTAAATTGTGATTTTTAGCATACTGAGGAGTAATAATAACATACACTGAATTGGTTGAATCATTAATATCAAATTTACTATATTTACTAATAATTTTTAATTGATCATAATCTAATAATTGTTGTCAATTAATAACTTTAAATTTAACATTTGAAGCTAAATCTCAATATTCATATTGCTCACGCATTTGAATTGCAAAATTTGTCGCATCTCCAACTAGTTGATAATAACTACTTGTAAAAGCATAAGGTCCATATTCCTTCCCATTACGTAAGTTATTTTTAAAATCAGCATTCGTATTTTTTGAATTATAAAAATCATTAACAGTAAAAGTAGCATTATTAATATTATAGTTAAATCCTGGTTCTGAATTATTAGTAATTGTCGGTGAATAATACATTTTAACTGAATTTAATAATTGCGAATTATCAGTTTTGTATAACATGCTAAAATTACCATCTAAACCTTTAGTATAAATCTCATTTAAAATATCAGTTTGGTTAGGAAGATCTTTTTGTGGAGTTCCTTTACTATAATCAATGTCTTTTAACCAAACATTTCCGGTGGTTGGGTTAATAAAATCAGCAATTTTTTGACGATTTGCACTATCATCACTAGTAATCCCCACATGGTTAGCATAGGCCACTAATAAATTAATGGTATTTTTTGAGATGTCACTCTTCACAAAATTTTCCATAAAATAAGTAATAACATCAATATTAGAAAATTGTTTTGTATTCGGATTATAAAAACTACCAATTAATGATTTACGAAAATTATCATTATCAACATTAAAATTATATAAACCGTTATTAGTAAATTTTAAAGGGTTAGTGGGATCATTAATTTCAATGCTACTAACTTGTCCCCCACTAATAATAATTTTAATATTATCAGGATTAATTTTTTTTAAAACATGATTGTCACCTAAACTTAAAAATGGCAAGGTTTTTGTTTTTCCCGCCTTATCCGTAATCATGTGATACTCATTATCAAAAGCAAACCAAGGAATAATTGTTTCAACATTATGAGTGCTTTTTTTCTTACTATTATAATTTAAAAGATAGTCATAGTTAAAAGTTCCTTGCCCCATAAAACGATAAGCATCTGTTAACCGTTCATTGACAATTCAAGAAACAGATAATAGCAATGTTGAAAGAATAACTAAAATTACAAATATTAAAATTTGAGTTTTTTCCTTCAACATATTCTTAAATGTTTGTCAAAACAATAACATACATTTTCTCCTTTTGTTTACCAATAGTTATTAGGAAAATAATTCCTACTGGGTGCGAACTTTTAAACATTCTGGCTTTGTTTAAACATTATACTAATTAATTATATGCTATTTCTTAATAATTTAAAAATAAAAATAACTAAAAATTGCATACCCTACTGTTCCTGTAAAGCTAAGACCACTAAAAGTAATGGCAATTACTTCGTTAACCCCGGCTTTAATTCCAACAAAAGATGATAAGGTATAATTAAATTTTCAAGGATTATTATCTCCTAATGGTGCTCCTTTTAAATAAGAACTGTACTCAAAAAGACCAGCAAAATTAACCGTAATTAAACTAAATACAATTGACATTAAAACTGTACCCCCAATGGCAATTGGTAAATATTCTATTAATGAATCATTATTAAAGTAACTAACAATCCCATAAGTAAGATAACTAAGCAAAATTAAGAGTCCAAATAAAAATATTAATAATAAAAATAACGGTTCGGAATGTGACCAGTTGATATGATGATTATCATCAAAATAGTTTTTAATTCACTGCGAATTATTTCAAGAAGTGTCTTTTAAAATTGCATTATTTGTTGTTGCAAAGGTAATAATACTAAAAATTAATGTTACAAACACAAAAATAATCGTAAAAGAAAAAACAGAAATTTTAAACTTATTCATTTAAGGTCTCCTTTGTAATTTTAGTTAAGTATTTTTAACCCTTTATTATTGCTAGTTCTTTGATAGTTTTTCTTACCAATATAATAACGAAATATAGTTTTATTAACAATAGATAATAACTAAAAAAATAAAAAAATTATTTGTATTTCAAACAAAATTTTAGTGTGAAACAAATAATTTTTAACTATGCAATCGTAATATTTGTTAACCGGTTATTTTTAATTCTTCATAATCCTAAGCTTATTGTAACACCTAAAATAATTAAAATAACGGCAATGGTAATTCCTACTACGGATAAATCAAATGGTAAGCCCAAGAGCATTCCACTTTTTTGGAACAAGACATTAATAATAATTTCTCATGCTAGTTCGGAAACAAAATAACTTAATAAATATCCAATTATAACTGCTAATAAATAAAATCCTAACACCATAAAGACAATTTTGCGAACTTTATATCCTAAAACTTTTAAAGTTAGAATAATTCGTTTATTTTCATCTAACACCATACTAATTAGCACAGCCAGAATCAAGGCCACAATAATAACTGTTAAGATTTCCAGAACTGTTAAGACATCATTAACTGTTTCCATTCCCTTACCAAAAATTTCCCGCAAGGTATCAAATGGTCATATTTTATTGAACCCGTTAATTAATTTGGTATTTGCTCTTAATTCTGCAGCCTTCCCAATATCAATTTTAGGAGTTCCCCCACTGGTATCTCATAAAGTAAAATCATAATCATCTTTTAGCGAAAAGGCCGATAAAATTCGATATGGCTGTAATATTCCTCCGTTATTATCAATTTTTGTTGCAATTGAATTATGATAAGGGATTGTGGGAAATGGGACACCTTTCCCCAATAAATTTATTCACTGATTCATTACAATTTGTAAAGAATTCTCATTGGTATATAAATTACCAGAACTAATATCAGCATCATCACTACCAATTACTTTAAAATTAACTGGCACATAGCCAATCATATTAGTTATACGAACATTAACAGTAATGACATCCCCGGGGTTCACATGCGAGGATTCATAAACCCGTTTTGCTAGGACAGTCGGAATTGGTTCGTTAATTGCTTTTTGGGGATTATTAC is drawn from Spiroplasma mirum ATCC 29335 and contains these coding sequences:
- a CDS encoding ABC transporter permease, translating into MLLFWQTFKNMLKEKTQILIFVILVILSTLLLSVSWIVNERLTDAYRFMGQGTFNYDYLLNYNSKKKSTHNVETIIPWFAFDNEYHMITDKAGKTKTLPFLSLGDNHVLKKINPDNIKIIISGGQVSSIEINDPTNPLKFTNNGLYNFNVDNDNFRKSLIGSFYNPNTKQFSNIDVITYFMENFVKSDISKNTINLLVAYANHVGITSDDSANRQKIADFINPTTGNVWLKDIDYSKGTPQKDLPNQTDILNEIYTKGLDGNFSMLYKTDNSQLLNSVKMYYSPTITNNSEPGFNYNINNATFTVNDFYNSKNTNADFKNNLRNGKEYGPYAFTSSYYQLVGDATNFAIQMREQYEYWDLASNVKFKVINWQQLLDYDQLKIISKYSKFDINDSTNSVYVIITPQYAKNHNLSLGDQLTIGQNTGFFVGAIGGDVANIYPTIYNTDVFPDLEIDSVVYVSPQVFRLQNNIAPDLDIEEDSTAFLSYQRPNQKLTDLERFKTYLASDYLSLNTPTNKNAPILNRDDTKLIYVRYSLLGTSIKIYRAVSITLVVIFLLILIFTLVILIKKIINQEKVENGILKANGYTGMHIASSYLVYSIFVTLVGVPLGWLIGVVLQYPIMVVFNKYFVIPSVFSFNPIPLVICFGLILIVTVSVILFTAARQLSISPLDLLNPNKNIHPNKWIEKITSRVHFKHFNNKFRFIIMAISLKKIGWFFLTFFVASLSLTFAILIPTSINKVSDDYYRNLAYENEYGYNNVVGNIPFSRYQLYDWNGPQASQYPIYPLENNSLITKYFYKSGNWLTTNDVLATNPGKYALDINNMIVFNFMAGKGASLSIGAFYDLYQRSGQNRDIENQINTLVCTTLPMAFGKQPIIPTDPNVIDRWTYCVQHATDGMLPGKIKNMWLKNELAKEQFNFTFGTSTYNRQDEDLYTGFNSQIKNSIGLFTYGINGNNKTIVFPNHSLKRQLAESATLDINKNKNALIPMVINEVVQKKYGIKPGDIFPANVESNTLQFCYTPNTCVPVSQLDWGYEPPSGFNNNQTDPFKMDLTKLTVGSSSINRFGFSDQSGTPQDYYNLANFTLRLPKPPAGAFMTPSVSETTGKKLPGLLDTNPDPAIYPDQKVVEDDGKGYIKIHPFASRYDREINGLGDLTTGFPTNWYREAFKQGLLKIRVTKKQVFYNVIGLQESYDIPRAYINQKVANQILGYPTTTANLYPQDQKNNPLSWFNGKFSKYPNQVDQTGRYNLSSSNSTYSMIDFMNGSMGGAIGKTDYLIIKNQVIEKLAVISTILSTLFVIITIMAAIIIIYIMTESFVNSFLKFIAVMKSLGYSNWEVNSLMLGIFTPFVVIAWGVGVGIMWLIVKLGMYGFSMTSSVIIPLGFPWLIIPITFFFIVAIYAVTYWILNYKIKHMSIQEQINANEI